From Gemmatimonadota bacterium, a single genomic window includes:
- a CDS encoding SusC/RagA family TonB-linked outer membrane protein → MGNRFAQALRRVASCLVGLAVVATPFARPVLSQAAGAVTGTVTDSKSGRPLADALIAVQGTPAGARSGTRGEFRLATTATGTLTLNITRIGFKPTTAQATVGGEAIRVELTELVVKLDELIVTGTVGDAQQRSLGNAIGRVSVAEVTKIAPPSKLQDMLSVNVPGVRIIRASGAIGSGGTTRIRGSGSLSLANQPLIYVDGVRVNNADAAFSDAFGGQESPSRINDLNPEEIESIEVLKGPSAATIYGTEASNGVIQVITKRGRAGRPTVDFHADAGVNWLQNPVGRYASNYYYSQVDKKVKEFNVLQHNIDKGLGTPFSNGTPLAAGASLSGGTDQLRYFFSTDFNRDEGSVDYNWQNKYSARANVSYTSSNDKFKVDFSMGQVRSKLQGASGFQPITTSILWACNFPGCEPNPSDPNHTGYNDAGHGYQYYRPEDYSMVRGFDNIDRTTLSLKFTHRPYSWLRQSLTVGPDFVNNKSSLEVELNSEPRRPFFSYSNGVKNSTQQRSTFVTLDYALSGDWNISKNLVSTTAVGAQYYTKEFDFVRGTGENFSIPGGGNISSAAQIGASEGFQQNKTVGVYAQQQLAFKNRLFITGAVRADDNSAFGNNFNLVYYPKFSASWVASEEPFLRDSKIFSQLKLRGAWGRAGQQPDVFSAIQTYQAKVGSGGLGGISPQNFGNPDLKPEIGEEYETGFDAGLFNQRIGIEFTYYNKDVKDAILSLPLRPSRGFPGNQFLNIGKTRNRGIEIGIDGSVIQSKNFGLDLRATLATNSSLILDMGGTPPAFVGGSFIQQYNVQGFAPSSFFFPKVVSSDIQTINIGIPLPLGFNVKCEGGTDLGLGNGTVVPCAGAPRLYAGRPTPSWNGSFSATFTIGKRLRILGLVDALGGNTVLVGDIAAIHSFFLSSKQILEGTDQVLSGYVGLEILQGDGNSIGATGLTKGGFARLRTVSASYDFPNSIAKFFGASRGSLTLAAENMALLWRAQKEVFGVKWIDPEITPNRNGDTTGNFGYTQESWPQMARIRTTVRFTF, encoded by the coding sequence CCGGCACGGTCACCGACAGCAAGTCCGGTCGGCCGCTCGCCGATGCGCTGATCGCGGTGCAGGGAACGCCGGCAGGCGCCCGGTCCGGCACCCGCGGTGAATTCCGATTGGCCACCACGGCTACCGGTACCCTCACGCTCAACATCACCCGGATTGGCTTCAAGCCGACAACGGCCCAGGCCACGGTCGGCGGGGAGGCCATTCGGGTCGAGCTCACCGAGTTGGTCGTGAAACTCGACGAGTTGATCGTCACGGGTACGGTCGGTGATGCGCAGCAGCGCTCCCTCGGCAATGCCATCGGCCGGGTATCGGTAGCCGAGGTCACCAAGATCGCTCCGCCCTCGAAGCTCCAGGACATGCTGTCGGTCAACGTCCCGGGCGTCCGAATCATTCGGGCTTCCGGGGCGATTGGCTCCGGCGGCACCACCCGGATCCGCGGCTCGGGCAGCTTGAGCTTAGCGAACCAGCCGCTGATCTACGTCGACGGGGTCCGGGTCAACAACGCGGACGCGGCGTTCAGCGACGCGTTCGGCGGGCAGGAATCGCCGTCGCGGATCAACGACTTGAACCCCGAAGAGATCGAGTCGATCGAGGTCCTGAAAGGTCCCTCGGCCGCGACGATCTACGGTACTGAGGCGTCGAACGGGGTGATCCAGGTCATCACCAAGCGGGGCCGGGCGGGCCGGCCGACGGTCGACTTCCACGCCGATGCCGGAGTCAACTGGCTGCAGAACCCGGTTGGCCGCTACGCGTCCAACTACTACTACAGCCAGGTCGACAAGAAGGTCAAAGAGTTCAACGTTCTCCAGCACAACATTGACAAGGGACTCGGCACCCCGTTCTCTAATGGTACGCCGTTGGCCGCCGGCGCCTCGCTCTCTGGCGGGACCGACCAGCTGCGCTACTTCTTTTCGACCGATTTCAATCGCGACGAGGGGAGTGTCGACTACAACTGGCAGAACAAGTACTCGGCCCGGGCCAACGTCAGCTACACTTCGTCGAACGACAAGTTCAAAGTGGACTTCAGCATGGGCCAGGTGCGCTCGAAGTTGCAGGGAGCCTCGGGGTTCCAGCCGATCACCACCTCGATCCTCTGGGCCTGTAACTTCCCGGGGTGCGAGCCGAACCCGTCCGACCCGAACCACACCGGGTACAACGACGCGGGCCACGGCTACCAGTATTATCGGCCGGAGGACTACAGCATGGTCCGCGGGTTCGATAACATCGACCGGACCACGCTGAGCCTCAAGTTCACCCACCGGCCGTACTCCTGGCTCCGTCAGTCCCTGACCGTCGGCCCGGACTTTGTGAACAACAAGTCCTCGCTCGAGGTGGAGCTGAACAGCGAGCCCCGGCGGCCGTTCTTCAGCTACAGCAACGGCGTCAAAAACTCCACCCAGCAACGGTCGACCTTCGTCACCCTCGATTACGCGCTGTCCGGCGACTGGAACATCAGCAAGAACCTGGTCTCCACGACGGCGGTTGGCGCGCAGTACTACACCAAAGAGTTCGATTTCGTCCGCGGCACCGGCGAAAACTTCTCGATTCCGGGCGGCGGCAACATCTCGAGTGCGGCGCAGATCGGGGCCTCGGAAGGGTTCCAGCAAAACAAGACCGTCGGCGTGTACGCGCAACAACAGTTGGCCTTTAAGAACCGGTTGTTCATCACCGGTGCCGTCCGGGCTGACGACAACAGCGCCTTCGGTAACAACTTCAACCTGGTCTACTATCCCAAGTTCAGCGCGTCCTGGGTCGCCTCGGAAGAGCCATTCCTCCGGGATTCCAAGATCTTCTCGCAGCTCAAACTGCGGGGCGCCTGGGGCCGGGCCGGTCAGCAGCCGGATGTGTTCTCGGCAATCCAGACCTACCAGGCTAAGGTCGGCAGCGGGGGCCTCGGTGGGATTTCGCCGCAGAACTTCGGAAACCCGGACCTCAAGCCGGAAATCGGCGAAGAGTATGAGACCGGGTTTGACGCCGGTCTCTTCAATCAGCGGATCGGGATCGAGTTCACCTACTATAACAAAGACGTCAAGGACGCGATCCTCTCGCTGCCGCTCCGGCCGTCGCGCGGGTTCCCAGGCAACCAGTTCCTCAACATCGGGAAGACCCGGAACCGCGGCATCGAAATCGGGATCGACGGATCGGTGATTCAGTCCAAGAATTTCGGGCTTGACCTCCGGGCCACCCTGGCCACGAACAGTTCGTTGATCCTCGATATGGGCGGCACACCGCCGGCGTTCGTGGGGGGTTCGTTCATCCAGCAGTACAACGTCCAAGGCTTCGCGCCGAGCAGCTTCTTCTTCCCGAAAGTTGTGAGCTCCGACATCCAGACCATCAATATTGGGATACCGCTACCGCTCGGGTTCAACGTTAAGTGCGAGGGTGGTACGGATCTCGGGCTCGGCAATGGGACCGTGGTTCCCTGTGCCGGGGCCCCGCGCCTCTATGCCGGCCGCCCGACCCCGAGCTGGAACGGCAGCTTCAGCGCCACCTTCACGATCGGGAAGCGGCTCCGGATTCTCGGCTTGGTTGACGCGCTCGGTGGCAACACCGTCCTCGTCGGCGACATTGCCGCCATCCACTCGTTCTTCTTGAGCTCGAAGCAAATCCTGGAAGGCACCGACCAGGTCCTGTCGGGGTACGTTGGCCTCGAGATCCTCCAGGGCGATGGCAACAGCATTGGGGCAACCGGTCTGACCAAGGGTGGTTTTGCCCGATTGCGAACGGTCTCGGCGTCGTATGACTTCCCCAATAGCATCGCGAAGTTCTTCGGAGCCTCGCGGGGGTCCTTGACGCTGGCGGCCGAGAACATGGCGTTGCTATGGCGGGCGCAGAAGGAAGTCTTCGGGGTCAAGTGGATCGACCCGGAAATCACCCCGAACCGTAACGGGGACACCACCGGCAACTTTGGCTATACCCAAGAGTCGTGGCCGCAGATGGCGCGGATTCGCACCACCGTCCGATTCACCTTCTAA